The following proteins come from a genomic window of Streptomyces sp. NBC_01716:
- a CDS encoding LD-carboxypeptidase — MAFYLPPPRPAPGAAVALLSASSAAFGRFPRRTARAEGALREELGRPVRLVSEAEFPGIVAGSPKARSDALRHLMEDPEVGLVMFSVGGFNSNDMLEHMASWAAQAPRKPLVGYSDSTAVLLGYQAMTQSVVFYGAAALPQFGEWPRPHQESVDSLVTTVLDGRPGEWELPGWYTQQDTDWAAGDEFVRASYGPAKPLVVREGTGGGVVFGGNVPTMNLLAGTAWWQPPEGPIVLAVEATATSGQPEAMRRWLRHIRHLGLLDQVTAVLIGRVPTTPSLPRRTEDLAALVLDLLPPGVPVVADMPFGHTDPMLTLPIGSPVAVTADNTGVSVRTLAETVLDASPAEKPDER, encoded by the coding sequence ATGGCGTTCTACCTCCCTCCACCTCGTCCTGCTCCCGGTGCGGCCGTCGCTCTGCTCTCCGCGAGCAGCGCCGCGTTCGGCCGCTTCCCGCGGCGCACCGCACGCGCCGAGGGCGCCTTGCGGGAGGAACTCGGCAGACCGGTCAGGCTCGTTTCCGAAGCCGAGTTCCCCGGCATCGTCGCCGGCTCGCCCAAGGCGCGGTCGGACGCGCTGCGCCACCTGATGGAGGACCCCGAGGTGGGCCTGGTCATGTTCAGTGTCGGCGGGTTCAACTCGAACGACATGCTTGAGCACATGGCCTCGTGGGCGGCACAGGCCCCCCGTAAGCCACTGGTCGGGTACAGCGACAGCACCGCCGTGCTCCTCGGCTACCAGGCGATGACGCAATCGGTTGTCTTCTACGGTGCCGCTGCCCTGCCGCAGTTCGGCGAATGGCCGCGGCCCCATCAGGAGTCCGTCGACAGCCTCGTCACGACCGTCCTGGACGGTCGCCCGGGCGAGTGGGAGCTGCCGGGCTGGTACACCCAGCAGGACACAGACTGGGCGGCGGGGGACGAGTTCGTCCGTGCCTCCTACGGGCCGGCGAAGCCACTGGTGGTGCGAGAGGGGACCGGTGGCGGCGTCGTGTTCGGAGGGAACGTCCCGACGATGAATCTGCTGGCAGGGACGGCGTGGTGGCAGCCGCCCGAGGGGCCGATCGTGCTCGCCGTCGAGGCGACGGCGACGAGCGGTCAGCCGGAGGCCATGCGCAGATGGCTGCGCCACATCAGACATCTCGGCCTCCTCGACCAGGTCACAGCCGTGCTGATCGGTCGTGTGCCCACCACCCCCTCGCTGCCTCGTCGGACGGAGGACCTTGCTGCTCTGGTGCTCGACCTGTTGCCCCCTGGCGTTCCCGTGGTGGCAGACATGCCCTTCGGCCACACCGACCCGATGCTCACGCTGCCGATCGGAAGCCCGGTCGCGGTCACCGCGGACAACACCGGCGTGTCCGTGCGGACCCTGGCGGAAACCGTCCTCGACGCATCACCGGCGGAGAAGCCCGATGAACGATGA
- a CDS encoding B12-binding domain-containing radical SAM protein: MYADLSTRDLVEDLKVTITSWSPEVLLINPVEGAPGTRGKESAPARYVDTIPPSFLYGLFHHTFPAEPTYYTMLAGQTRAAGLTTELVDGYCHRLDENELTRVVQMFDTPIYCFAIFHNTIEQALRIAKVLKERDPETVIVFGGAYASPLWKTLIAHEQVDYVVVGDGEISLVELCKSILRGEGDPKKVRGIASDDGKSGRLTPPVPIMDLDSLAFPVRDLLPLIREYGHGVSMYSSRGCGFAKCSFCYLLPYQSVSLQPKWRARSAENVVDEMEYLYREHGVTRVTFVDEDYFGDNGESGVGRALRIAELLIERGIKMNYYVNSLVKSLVFLAKKQEPLDLLARSGLDTVFAGFESTSTNRLKSYTKPQRPEQYGLVISELAKRNIRINLGMITFDPTMSVDELKANVELAEEMRYYDLYFFTRTLVDFEQTPLGASNMSREGYDDLLQIFTRPSSEPSDTLPMAASHGSINWYQEVASQHEFVGKRYEDAHVATTFQAMRLYASLLFDVVAPLCASERETVLAHRDAIIENHFDAFWRCVTWAEQLEGFPSQFDIETWVLGQLPRVRAILDGKAESLDWFKKPKELVPGMGWA, translated from the coding sequence ATGTACGCGGACCTGAGCACCAGGGACCTTGTCGAAGACCTGAAAGTGACGATCACGTCCTGGAGCCCCGAAGTCCTTCTGATCAACCCGGTCGAGGGTGCGCCGGGCACGCGGGGCAAGGAGTCGGCGCCGGCTCGGTACGTCGACACCATTCCGCCGTCGTTCCTTTACGGGCTCTTCCACCACACCTTCCCGGCCGAGCCGACGTACTACACGATGCTGGCGGGGCAGACTCGGGCCGCCGGCCTGACCACCGAGCTGGTGGACGGGTACTGCCACCGGCTCGACGAGAATGAGCTCACCCGTGTCGTGCAGATGTTTGACACGCCCATCTACTGCTTCGCGATCTTCCACAACACCATCGAACAGGCGCTCCGCATCGCCAAGGTGCTCAAGGAGCGCGATCCGGAAACCGTCATCGTCTTCGGTGGTGCGTACGCGTCCCCGCTGTGGAAGACACTGATAGCCCACGAACAGGTGGACTATGTCGTCGTCGGCGACGGCGAGATCTCCCTCGTTGAGTTGTGCAAGTCCATCCTGCGCGGCGAGGGCGATCCGAAGAAGGTGCGTGGCATCGCGTCGGACGACGGTAAGAGCGGACGGCTGACGCCTCCCGTGCCGATCATGGACCTCGACTCGCTGGCCTTCCCGGTGCGCGACCTGCTCCCCCTGATCCGCGAGTACGGCCACGGAGTCTCGATGTACTCCAGCCGAGGCTGCGGTTTCGCCAAGTGCTCCTTCTGCTACCTGCTGCCGTACCAGTCCGTGTCGCTTCAGCCGAAGTGGCGGGCACGCAGCGCGGAGAACGTCGTGGACGAGATGGAGTACCTGTACCGCGAGCACGGCGTGACCCGAGTGACCTTCGTCGACGAGGACTACTTCGGGGACAACGGGGAGAGCGGCGTTGGCCGGGCGTTGCGCATCGCCGAACTGCTCATCGAGCGCGGCATCAAGATGAACTACTACGTCAACTCCCTGGTGAAGAGCCTGGTTTTCCTCGCAAAGAAGCAGGAGCCACTGGACCTGCTGGCGCGGTCGGGCCTGGACACGGTCTTCGCGGGCTTCGAGTCCACGTCCACGAACCGGCTGAAGAGCTACACCAAGCCGCAGCGGCCGGAGCAGTACGGGCTGGTCATCAGCGAACTGGCCAAGCGGAACATCCGGATCAACCTCGGCATGATCACTTTCGATCCGACGATGTCCGTCGACGAGCTCAAGGCGAACGTCGAACTGGCCGAGGAAATGCGCTACTACGACCTCTACTTCTTCACCAGGACACTGGTGGACTTCGAGCAGACACCGCTTGGCGCGAGCAACATGAGCCGTGAAGGCTACGACGACCTGCTCCAGATCTTCACCCGGCCCAGCTCGGAGCCTTCGGACACGCTTCCGATGGCCGCCTCTCACGGCAGCATCAACTGGTACCAGGAAGTCGCCTCGCAGCATGAGTTCGTCGGAAAGCGCTACGAAGACGCCCACGTCGCGACCACGTTCCAGGCCATGCGGCTCTACGCGAGTCTGTTGTTCGACGTAGTGGCACCGCTGTGTGCCTCTGAGCGGGAGACCGTCCTCGCGCACCGTGACGCGATCATCGAGAACCACTTCGACGCGTTCTGGCGGTGCGTCACATGGGCCGAGCAACTCGAAGGATTCCCCAGCCAGTTCGACATCGAGACATGGGTGCTCGGCCAGCTTCCGCGGGTGCGCGCGATTCTCGACGGCAAGGCCGAGTCGCTGGACTGGTTCAAGAAGCCGAAGGAGCTCGTCCCGGGGATGGGCTGGGCGTAG